The following proteins are encoded in a genomic region of Bacillota bacterium:
- a CDS encoding DnaJ domain-containing protein: MAYDLYQVLELTQDATEKEIKAAFFRLVRKYTPEDHPEKFKEIRKAYETLRDPKARANYDAMEQSGEAIEQLVVEAREHEEKKNWEEAVRCYKRIVALAPGLDWAWNALGLCYSYQEDYPNANKIFTRLTARAGDVAVYWYNYGWINMDLFNKSEHSGYLSLARKMFEKAHELEPFNSTYPLDIARTYLDSKDYSQALTYVNKAIAINQETNFQDMDAYLVKSMIYIGQGQPERVVSIADEVLAAPGGDLEFYKYAAYRLAAYGYEFYKSRRY; this comes from the coding sequence ATGGCGTACGATCTGTATCAAGTGCTGGAGCTTACACAGGATGCGACAGAAAAAGAGATTAAAGCTGCGTTCTTTAGACTTGTAAGAAAGTACACGCCCGAGGATCACCCGGAGAAATTCAAGGAGATTAGAAAAGCATACGAGACCCTGCGGGATCCCAAAGCCCGGGCGAATTACGATGCCATGGAGCAGAGCGGCGAAGCTATCGAGCAGCTGGTAGTAGAGGCGCGGGAGCATGAAGAAAAGAAGAACTGGGAGGAAGCGGTCCGATGCTATAAAAGAATAGTGGCTTTAGCTCCCGGATTAGATTGGGCTTGGAATGCCCTGGGACTCTGCTATTCCTATCAGGAAGATTACCCAAATGCCAATAAAATCTTTACCAGGCTCACCGCGAGAGCCGGTGATGTGGCAGTCTACTGGTACAATTACGGCTGGATCAATATGGATCTATTTAATAAATCCGAGCATTCAGGGTACCTGAGCTTGGCTCGAAAAATGTTTGAGAAGGCCCATGAATTAGAGCCATTTAACTCCACTTATCCGCTGGATATTGCCCGCACTTATCTTGACAGCAAGGATTACAGCCAAGCCCTGACCTACGTCAATAAGGCGATTGCTATCAATCAGGAAACCAATTTTCAGGATATGGATGCTTATCTTGTTAAAAGCATGATTTATATCGGTCAGGGGCAGCCGGAGCGGGTTGTCAGCATTGCCGATGAGGTTTTAGCGGCGCCTGGCGGAGACTTGGAATTTTATAAATACGCAGCGTATCGGCTGGCGGCATACGGCTATGAGTTCTATAAGAGCCGTCGTTATG